One Shewanella sp. MR-4 DNA window includes the following coding sequences:
- the pflB gene encoding formate C-acetyltransferase: MTDKTELFANAWEGFTPGDWKSEVNVRDFIQQNYAPYEGDESFLAGATEATTQLWDKVMEGIKQENRTHAPVDFDTKMVSTITSHDAGYINKDLETIVGLQTDAPLKRAMLPNGGIRMVEGSCAAYNRELDADVKYIYSELRKTHNQGVFDVYTPEIMACRKSGVLTGLPDAYGRGRIIGDYRRVALYGIDFLMKDKFAQFSSLQAQFEAGEDLSNVIQLREEIAEQHRALGQMKQMAAKYGFDISRPATNAQEAIQWTYFGYLAAVKSQNGAAMSLGRTSTFLDIYIERDLKNGTITEQQAQEMIDHFVMKLRMVRFLRTPEYDELFSGDPIWATESIGGMGLDGRTLVTKSSFRFLNTLYTMGPSPEPNITVLWSDKLPVGFKKYCAKVSIDTSSIQYENDDLMRPDFQSDDYAIACCVSPMVVGKHMQFFGARANLAKTMLYAINGGVDEKLKIQIAPKADPITDEVLSFDDVMNRLDGLMDWLATQYVTALNSIHYMHDKYSYEAALMALHDRDVRRTMACGIAGLSIAADSLSAIKYAQVKPVRDENGIAVDFEISGDYPKFGNNDPRVDDIACDLVERFMSKIRDRKMYRNAIPTQSILTITSNVVYGKKTGNTPDGRRSGAPFAPGANPMHGRDEKGAIASLTSVAKLPFAHAQDGISYTFSIVPNALGKDEDGRRTNLAALMDGYFAHNEGHEGGQHLNVNVMNREMLEDAVVNPDKYPQLTIRVSGYAVRFNSLTPEQQQDVITRTFTKGL, translated from the coding sequence ATGACCGACAAAACTGAACTGTTTGCCAACGCATGGGAAGGTTTTACACCTGGCGATTGGAAATCTGAAGTCAATGTACGTGACTTTATTCAACAAAACTATGCCCCCTATGAAGGTGACGAGTCATTCCTAGCCGGTGCCACCGAAGCCACAACCCAGTTGTGGGACAAAGTGATGGAAGGCATCAAGCAAGAAAACCGTACCCACGCGCCAGTTGATTTCGATACTAAGATGGTTTCTACCATCACTTCCCATGACGCGGGTTATATCAATAAAGATTTAGAAACTATCGTTGGTTTACAAACCGATGCGCCGCTTAAACGCGCTATGTTACCTAACGGTGGTATTCGCATGGTTGAAGGCTCATGTGCCGCCTACAACCGCGAACTCGATGCCGATGTAAAATACATCTACTCAGAACTGCGTAAGACCCACAACCAAGGCGTATTCGACGTCTACACGCCTGAAATCATGGCGTGTCGTAAATCCGGCGTATTAACCGGTTTACCCGATGCCTATGGTCGTGGTCGTATTATCGGTGACTATCGCCGCGTGGCTCTGTATGGTATCGACTTCTTAATGAAGGATAAATTCGCCCAGTTCAGCTCACTGCAAGCGCAGTTCGAAGCCGGTGAAGATTTATCTAACGTTATCCAACTGCGTGAAGAAATTGCCGAGCAGCACCGCGCTCTAGGTCAAATGAAACAAATGGCCGCGAAATACGGTTTCGATATTTCTCGCCCAGCCACTAACGCACAAGAAGCGATCCAGTGGACTTACTTCGGTTATTTAGCCGCAGTGAAGAGCCAAAACGGCGCGGCGATGTCTTTAGGCCGTACTTCAACCTTCCTTGATATCTACATTGAACGCGATCTGAAAAACGGCACCATCACTGAGCAACAAGCTCAAGAAATGATTGACCATTTCGTGATGAAACTGCGTATGGTGCGTTTCCTACGTACTCCAGAATACGATGAGTTGTTCTCAGGCGACCCAATTTGGGCAACTGAATCTATCGGCGGTATGGGCTTAGATGGCCGTACACTGGTAACCAAATCTAGCTTCCGTTTCTTAAACACTTTATACACTATGGGCCCAAGCCCTGAGCCAAACATCACTGTGCTCTGGTCGGACAAACTGCCTGTAGGCTTTAAAAAGTACTGTGCGAAAGTGTCTATCGACACCAGCTCTATCCAGTACGAAAACGATGACTTAATGCGTCCAGATTTCCAATCTGACGATTACGCTATCGCCTGCTGCGTGAGTCCTATGGTTGTGGGTAAACACATGCAGTTCTTCGGCGCCCGTGCCAACTTGGCAAAAACCATGTTGTATGCGATCAACGGCGGCGTTGACGAAAAACTGAAAATCCAAATCGCGCCAAAAGCCGACCCAATCACCGACGAAGTATTAAGCTTCGATGACGTGATGAATCGCTTAGACGGCCTGATGGATTGGTTAGCGACCCAATATGTCACAGCACTGAACTCAATCCACTACATGCACGACAAGTACTCCTACGAAGCCGCGTTAATGGCGCTGCACGACAGAGATGTACGTCGCACCATGGCCTGTGGTATCGCAGGGCTTTCAATCGCGGCCGACTCACTGTCTGCCATCAAGTACGCTCAAGTAAAACCTGTACGTGATGAAAACGGCATTGCCGTCGACTTTGAGATCAGCGGTGATTATCCAAAATTTGGTAACAATGACCCACGTGTCGACGATATCGCCTGTGACTTAGTTGAACGTTTTATGTCGAAGATCCGCGACCGTAAAATGTACCGCAACGCGATCCCAACTCAGTCAATTCTGACCATCACCTCGAACGTGGTTTATGGTAAGAAAACCGGTAACACGCCAGACGGTCGTCGTTCAGGTGCGCCATTTGCACCGGGTGCAAACCCAATGCATGGCCGTGATGAAAAAGGCGCGATTGCCTCGTTAACCTCAGTGGCGAAACTGCCTTTTGCCCACGCACAGGACGGTATCTCTTACACCTTCTCCATCGTGCCTAATGCCTTAGGTAAAGATGAAGACGGTCGCCGTACCAACTTAGCGGCGTTGATGGACGGATATTTCGCCCACAACGAAGGACACGAAGGCGGTCAACACTTGAACGTTAACGTGATGAACCGTGAGATGCTCGAGGATGCGGTTGTCAATCCTGACAAGTATCCGCAGCTAACCATTCGTGTATCGGGTTACGCAGTGCGCTTTAACTCATTGACCCCAGAGCAGCAGCAAGACGTGATCACACGTACTTTCACAAAAGGTCTGTAA
- the focA gene encoding formate transporter FocA → MKDSHANAPQTSSNSHEPLQVSSHFSCYHQAEIYGKSKVVKAPWQSFGLAVFAGAFIALAFVFYLTVTTGAGDSAWGLVRLVGGIAFSLGLILVVICGGELFTSSVLSSVAWAQKQVTTGELLKCWSRVYIGNFVGAILMVGLIMAAGLYELDGGNWGLNALKVSQHKLHHTWVQAFSLGILCNMLVCLGIWMTFASRESLTKAILLILPVAMFVSSGFEHSIANLFMVPLGITIQSVASPEFFASLGVTQEQFADLTVANFVFNNLIPVTLGNIVGGGVIVGLGYWWIEQGQIALPDPQKSHQAHFFASPLHTEKAKNSQESK, encoded by the coding sequence ATGAAAGACTCACACGCTAACGCTCCACAAACATCATCGAATAGCCATGAGCCATTGCAGGTTTCTTCACACTTTAGCTGTTATCACCAGGCCGAAATTTACGGCAAAAGCAAAGTGGTTAAAGCGCCTTGGCAATCCTTCGGTTTAGCGGTATTTGCTGGCGCTTTTATTGCCTTAGCCTTTGTGTTTTATCTGACTGTCACTACGGGGGCGGGTGATAGCGCCTGGGGTTTAGTGCGCCTGGTGGGTGGGATTGCCTTCAGCTTAGGCTTAATTTTAGTGGTGATTTGTGGTGGTGAGCTGTTTACCAGTTCAGTGCTGAGCAGTGTTGCATGGGCCCAAAAACAGGTGACCACCGGTGAATTGCTCAAATGCTGGAGCCGCGTGTATATCGGCAACTTCGTCGGCGCCATATTAATGGTTGGCTTGATCATGGCGGCGGGCTTATATGAGCTCGATGGCGGTAACTGGGGCTTAAACGCGCTAAAAGTGTCACAACATAAGCTGCATCATACTTGGGTGCAGGCATTCAGCTTAGGTATCTTATGTAACATGTTGGTGTGTCTGGGCATTTGGATGACTTTCGCCAGCCGCGAATCCCTAACCAAAGCGATTCTACTGATCCTCCCAGTAGCCATGTTTGTCAGCAGTGGCTTTGAGCACAGTATTGCAAACCTGTTTATGGTGCCGCTTGGGATCACGATTCAGTCGGTCGCCAGCCCTGAGTTTTTTGCATCCCTAGGCGTGACCCAAGAGCAATTTGCCGATTTAACCGTGGCAAACTTTGTATTCAATAACTTAATTCCCGTGACCCTAGGAAACATTGTCGGTGGCGGTGTGATCGTTGGCCTCGGTTATTGGTGGATTGAGCAAGGCCAAATTGCCTTACCCGATCCGCAAAAATCCCATCAGGCACACTTTTTTGCATCGCCTCTGCATACTGAAAAAGCGAAAAATAGCCAAGAAAGTAAGTAA
- the yfcC gene encoding putative basic amino acid antiporter YfcC: MTTPPSTTQPTEAAQTAMAPSASHAPSSFQMPDTLVIIFFVALLAGLMTYFIPIGSFQTQEVHYLAEGVDKARTVVDPNSFAYQLDDAGEPKLQPVALFKGEGGVGFFNFAFEGLTSGYKWGSAIGVIMFMLVIGGSFGVVMATGTIDNGILKLIDKTRGNEKLFIPVIFTLFSLGGAVFGMGEEAIAFAIIICPLMIRLGYDGITTVMVTYVATQIGFASSWMNPFSVAIAQGIAGIPVLSGSEFRFPMWLGFTLLGIVFTMRYAHRIQQQPILSHSYQSDAYFREHHANTKLESRFNLGDVLVLLLLVLTMVWVIWGVVAKAWFIPEIASQFFTMGMVAGVIGCVFKLNGLTLNKVAQSFKDGAKTMLEPALLVGCASGILLLLGGGTPTEPSVLNSILNSAGGVIGHLPDALSAWFMLLFQSVFNFFVTSGSGQAALTMPLMAPLSDIVGVTRQVAVLAFQLGDGLTNIIVPTSASLMATLGVCRVDWGNWLKFVWRFMLLLMLVSSVLVIGAHYLGFN, from the coding sequence ATGACGACTCCACCCTCGACGACTCAGCCAACAGAAGCAGCTCAGACTGCTATGGCACCATCCGCTTCACACGCTCCTTCATCCTTTCAAATGCCCGATACCTTAGTGATCATCTTTTTTGTGGCATTACTTGCGGGATTAATGACTTACTTTATTCCGATTGGGTCGTTTCAAACCCAAGAGGTGCATTATCTGGCCGAAGGTGTCGATAAAGCGCGGACAGTAGTCGACCCTAATTCATTTGCCTATCAATTGGATGATGCGGGCGAGCCTAAGTTACAACCTGTGGCACTGTTTAAAGGCGAGGGCGGGGTAGGCTTTTTTAACTTCGCCTTTGAGGGCTTAACCTCGGGGTATAAATGGGGCAGCGCGATTGGCGTGATCATGTTTATGCTAGTGATTGGCGGCTCCTTTGGGGTGGTGATGGCAACTGGCACCATAGATAACGGCATCTTAAAGTTAATCGATAAAACCCGTGGCAATGAAAAGTTATTCATTCCGGTGATATTTACGCTGTTTTCCCTCGGCGGCGCCGTGTTTGGCATGGGGGAAGAGGCCATTGCCTTCGCGATTATCATCTGTCCACTCATGATCCGTTTAGGGTACGACGGTATCACCACTGTGATGGTGACCTATGTGGCGACCCAAATAGGTTTTGCCAGTTCTTGGATGAATCCCTTCAGTGTGGCAATTGCGCAGGGTATTGCGGGGATCCCGGTTCTTTCAGGCAGTGAGTTTCGCTTCCCTATGTGGCTTGGGTTCACATTGCTTGGCATCGTTTTTACCATGCGTTACGCCCATCGCATTCAGCAGCAACCCATTCTTTCCCATAGCTATCAGTCCGATGCTTATTTCCGTGAGCACCATGCTAATACAAAGCTCGAGAGCCGCTTTAATCTTGGGGATGTGTTGGTACTGTTGTTGTTAGTGTTAACTATGGTGTGGGTGATTTGGGGCGTTGTGGCAAAGGCGTGGTTTATCCCCGAGATCGCTAGCCAGTTTTTTACCATGGGTATGGTGGCCGGCGTTATTGGCTGCGTGTTTAAGCTCAATGGCTTAACGCTTAACAAGGTTGCGCAGAGTTTTAAGGATGGCGCTAAAACCATGTTAGAGCCAGCCCTTTTAGTGGGATGCGCCTCGGGGATTTTACTGCTCCTTGGCGGCGGTACACCGACTGAACCGAGTGTGCTTAATTCGATTCTGAACAGCGCTGGTGGGGTGATTGGCCATCTGCCGGATGCGCTTTCGGCATGGTTTATGTTGTTGTTTCAATCTGTATTCAACTTTTTCGTGACCTCAGGATCAGGGCAGGCCGCACTGACTATGCCACTGATGGCCCCTCTCTCTGATATCGTCGGTGTGACCCGCCAAGTGGCGGTATTGGCCTTTCAGCTAGGCGATGGCCTCACCAATATCATAGTGCCCACCTCAGCGTCTTTAATGGCGACCCTTGGCGTATGCCGCGTCGATTGGGGCAACTGGCTGAAATTTGTGTGGCGTTTTATGTTGCTGCTGATGTTGGTCTCAAGCGTACTGGTGATTGGCGCGCACTATCTTGGATTTAACTAG
- a CDS encoding TonB-dependent receptor plug domain-containing protein: MRANSTLAKAVRFALIGGATTAALSSTAVYAAEENAKVERIEVTGSRIQRTDMESALPVTVLSAEDIAKTGLSDVSAVLAQMPFNTAGSFISDAGSSASNHASSGMRGLGSNRTLTLINGRRIAPSATFGGDSTNLNLIPMDAIERIEILRDGASAIYGSDAIGGVINIILKKTFDGLAFDAKFGSPTQGGRDEKSASVTFGNTSDKSNSLVIIEHKQFDPLQGGQRPHLTANWDKKYGRSGLYAPEGTYRPVESRPVKGADGTFGTPVYTGLQVPGKDCPADRIVTSKDGSACGFNQFDGTDYLPDQTKDSVFSNMTYRITDELEWFGQAIVMRDKSSTSSTALWTPNLYMAADNPLNPTFGTANASEVQAYHRLKGVADRKTEFDSNVVDIVTGLNLELDAGSLSWYVQYSDQIVNIETDSYVFEDKLQEAVDKGLYNPFVEGGNATQETLDTFLHTATRKATSNTTGTGLSWAALAPISLPGGDLGYAVGMEYQKIEYKDTRDAQQAAGNVLGTYGGDSAGDRSYKAAFVELELPVLDHLNVKLASRYDQYSLPDVGQLSSSVNVRYEALDNLVLRASYGQGFRAPSLDDLLGKPATSYDRITDTTLCQSLPDDQKDGNPACEDNQYLRKSSGNKELDPEKSAQYSFGAVWNITENIDLVVDYYNIEITDQVSYIDAQTIVDLEAIGGLGAYDPNYIYVKRKDDGTIDEIGAGNINMDGVQTSGLDVSFTSNFDFAEFGAFKFAVEGTYALEYTEQASPIAKRYDVLGTKGYPPLRFNTTFSYAIDDFSASLIAKYIDSYDGETPQQQEVGTNKQDFSSFTTWDLTLNYDFDSYGKVTVGARNLFDAMPTVNYSLGYPGYDTDTHNIVGRVVFAGYKVKF, from the coding sequence ATGCGCGCTAATTCGACATTAGCCAAAGCGGTTCGCTTTGCGTTAATTGGTGGTGCCACAACAGCGGCTTTATCTAGCACTGCTGTTTATGCGGCAGAGGAGAATGCTAAGGTAGAACGTATTGAAGTAACGGGATCTCGTATTCAAAGAACGGATATGGAATCTGCTTTACCTGTTACTGTTTTATCAGCAGAAGATATTGCCAAAACAGGTTTAAGTGATGTTTCTGCTGTTTTAGCACAAATGCCATTTAACACTGCTGGTAGTTTTATTAGTGATGCAGGTAGCTCTGCAAGTAACCACGCCAGTTCTGGTATGCGTGGTTTAGGTTCAAACCGCACGTTAACCTTGATCAACGGTCGCCGTATTGCGCCATCTGCAACCTTTGGTGGCGATTCAACGAACCTCAACTTAATCCCTATGGATGCAATCGAGCGTATTGAAATTTTACGTGACGGTGCATCGGCAATTTACGGTTCGGATGCTATCGGTGGTGTAATTAACATCATCCTAAAGAAAACGTTCGATGGTTTAGCATTCGACGCAAAATTTGGTAGTCCAACTCAAGGTGGTAGAGATGAGAAATCAGCTTCTGTCACTTTCGGTAATACTAGCGATAAAAGCAACAGCTTAGTGATCATCGAGCACAAGCAATTTGATCCACTACAAGGTGGCCAACGTCCTCACTTAACGGCTAACTGGGATAAGAAATACGGTCGTAGCGGCTTGTATGCGCCAGAAGGTACATATCGTCCAGTTGAATCTCGCCCTGTTAAAGGTGCTGATGGTACTTTCGGCACTCCTGTTTATACAGGTTTGCAAGTTCCAGGTAAGGACTGCCCTGCAGATCGTATTGTTACCAGCAAAGACGGTTCAGCTTGTGGTTTTAACCAGTTTGATGGCACAGACTATTTACCCGATCAGACAAAAGACTCTGTATTCTCTAATATGACTTACCGTATTACCGATGAATTAGAGTGGTTTGGTCAAGCTATCGTTATGCGAGACAAATCCAGTACTTCTTCAACTGCGCTATGGACTCCTAACTTATACATGGCGGCAGATAATCCATTAAACCCAACATTCGGTACCGCTAATGCATCAGAAGTGCAAGCCTATCACCGTTTGAAAGGTGTAGCAGACCGTAAAACAGAATTCGACTCAAACGTAGTTGATATCGTAACGGGTCTAAACCTTGAATTAGATGCAGGCTCTTTGAGCTGGTACGTACAATACTCAGATCAAATCGTAAACATTGAAACTGACTCTTATGTATTCGAAGATAAGTTACAAGAAGCGGTAGATAAAGGCTTGTACAACCCATTCGTTGAGGGTGGTAATGCGACCCAAGAGACTTTAGATACTTTCCTACACACAGCCACTCGTAAAGCAACCTCAAATACGACTGGTACTGGATTATCTTGGGCAGCCCTTGCTCCAATTTCATTGCCTGGTGGTGACTTAGGTTACGCAGTAGGTATGGAATACCAAAAAATCGAATACAAAGATACCCGTGATGCTCAACAAGCCGCAGGTAACGTATTAGGAACTTATGGTGGTGATTCTGCTGGTGACAGAAGCTATAAAGCGGCATTCGTTGAGTTGGAACTGCCAGTATTAGATCACTTAAACGTGAAACTAGCGAGCCGTTACGACCAATATAGCTTGCCCGATGTTGGCCAGCTTTCAAGCTCTGTAAACGTACGTTACGAAGCATTGGACAACTTAGTGTTACGTGCATCTTACGGCCAAGGCTTTAGAGCACCTTCACTGGATGACCTGTTAGGCAAGCCAGCAACCAGTTATGACAGAATCACTGACACAACCCTGTGTCAAAGTCTGCCAGATGACCAAAAAGACGGCAACCCAGCTTGTGAAGATAACCAATACCTACGTAAGAGTTCAGGTAACAAAGAGCTAGATCCAGAGAAATCTGCTCAGTACTCTTTCGGTGCCGTATGGAATATCACTGAAAACATCGACTTAGTTGTTGATTACTACAACATCGAAATCACAGACCAAGTCAGCTACATCGATGCACAAACAATCGTTGACTTAGAAGCGATTGGTGGCTTAGGTGCTTATGACCCTAACTACATCTACGTCAAACGTAAAGATGACGGCACCATCGATGAAATTGGCGCTGGCAACATCAACATGGATGGCGTGCAAACATCAGGTCTTGACGTGTCATTCACATCAAACTTCGATTTTGCTGAATTTGGTGCATTTAAGTTTGCGGTTGAAGGAACCTATGCTCTTGAATACACAGAGCAAGCAAGCCCGATAGCTAAACGTTATGACGTATTAGGTACTAAGGGTTATCCACCACTACGTTTCAACACAACATTTAGCTACGCCATTGATGACTTCTCAGCATCTTTGATTGCTAAGTACATTGATTCTTATGATGGTGAAACTCCACAACAACAAGAAGTTGGCACAAATAAACAAGACTTCTCATCGTTCACAACGTGGGATCTGACATTGAACTACGACTTCGACAGCTATGGCAAAGTCACAGTAGGTGCTCGTAACTTGTTCGATGCAATGCCAACAGTTAACTACAGCTTAGGCTACCCTGGATACGATACTGACACCCATAACATCGTGGGCCGTGTAGTGTTTGCAGGATACAAAGTGAAATTCTAA
- a CDS encoding TDT family transporter, which translates to MTSKRKRWTAQAAKLPSPMGGLALAIASLGWTWESVMPSLNGWGQLTGAAIASVLLMLLAAKFVLHPPVLKNELSHPVVGSVLPTFAMALMVVSNLLGHYFPHAGLTLWLTAIVIHVIFLGAFIYYRAIDFKLEHMVPSWFVPPIGIIVAAVSFPSNGAPWLVNLILAFGMLAYLVMLPLMLYRLIFCQAVPDAAKPTIAILAAPASLSLAGYLTVCDQPSIALVAILASIAVLMTAVIYLAFFHLLKLPFSPGYAAFTFPMVIGATALFKTVNWLQQFSQMSELTQWVKLLADFELGIASLVVSYVAIRYLAHYLPNPAHRVHSTTTA; encoded by the coding sequence ATGACTTCAAAACGTAAACGTTGGACAGCACAGGCAGCTAAATTACCCAGCCCCATGGGCGGACTCGCCCTCGCGATTGCAAGCTTAGGTTGGACTTGGGAAAGCGTGATGCCCTCACTCAATGGTTGGGGCCAACTGACAGGGGCCGCCATCGCCTCAGTATTACTCATGCTGCTTGCGGCAAAATTTGTACTGCATCCCCCAGTGCTGAAAAACGAACTCAGCCATCCGGTCGTCGGTAGTGTGCTCCCCACATTCGCCATGGCCTTGATGGTAGTGTCGAACCTACTCGGCCATTATTTCCCCCATGCCGGCTTAACTCTTTGGCTAACCGCCATTGTTATCCATGTCATCTTTTTAGGCGCCTTTATTTACTACCGCGCTATCGACTTCAAACTCGAACATATGGTGCCCAGCTGGTTTGTGCCACCCATTGGCATCATAGTGGCGGCAGTATCCTTCCCAAGTAATGGCGCGCCTTGGTTAGTGAACTTAATCTTGGCCTTCGGCATGCTCGCATATTTAGTCATGTTGCCATTGATGCTCTATCGATTAATCTTCTGTCAGGCCGTGCCCGATGCCGCTAAACCAACGATTGCCATCCTCGCCGCGCCAGCCAGTTTATCCTTAGCGGGCTACTTAACTGTGTGCGATCAACCTTCGATTGCCTTGGTCGCCATATTGGCCAGTATTGCAGTATTGATGACAGCGGTTATCTACCTTGCCTTTTTCCATCTGCTTAAACTGCCTTTCAGCCCAGGCTATGCTGCGTTCACCTTTCCCATGGTGATCGGCGCGACGGCACTGTTTAAAACCGTCAACTGGCTTCAGCAATTTAGTCAAATGAGCGAACTCACCCAATGGGTAAAATTACTAGCCGACTTCGAACTCGGCATCGCCAGCTTAGTCGTTAGTTATGTCGCGATACGGTATTTAGCCCATTACTTACCCAACCCTGCTCATAGGGTCCATAGCACTACTACGGCTTAA
- a CDS encoding methyltransferase, which translates to MSFYHTPKALSAFDAKFEAQKIAFGPISFQVAHCLLKFEVLATIDQAGEQGVSIAQLAQTNVLNEYALGVLLDMGLSMGLVWLNGDAYVLDKTGYFLLHDDMAAINLNFVQDVCYQGLFQLDKALVAGKPAGLAVFGDWQTIYPALKDLPAQAKASWFAFDHYYSDHAFPQILPLVFAHSPKHLVDIGGNTGKWALSCCEFDPEVEVTLMDFPGQLAVAKDNAAKHGFAERIHTFATDLLDESRPFVEGADTYWMSQFLDCFSSEQILSILQRTAQAMTPNSQLFIVETFWDRQPSAASAYCVNATSLYFTAMANGNSRMYHSKDLITLLHQAGLYVDEDTDNLGLGHTLLRCKLKP; encoded by the coding sequence ATGTCCTTCTATCACACCCCGAAAGCCTTAAGTGCCTTTGATGCCAAATTTGAGGCGCAAAAAATCGCCTTTGGCCCCATCAGTTTTCAGGTTGCACATTGCCTGCTGAAATTTGAAGTATTAGCCACCATTGACCAAGCAGGCGAACAAGGGGTAAGCATTGCCCAACTCGCGCAAACCAATGTGTTAAACGAGTATGCCCTTGGCGTCTTACTCGATATGGGATTGAGTATGGGACTGGTATGGCTCAATGGCGATGCCTATGTGCTCGATAAAACAGGCTATTTTTTACTGCACGATGATATGGCAGCTATTAACCTCAATTTTGTGCAGGACGTGTGTTATCAGGGACTGTTTCAACTGGATAAGGCACTAGTCGCGGGTAAACCCGCAGGCTTAGCGGTATTTGGCGATTGGCAGACGATTTACCCCGCCCTTAAGGATTTACCTGCTCAGGCAAAGGCCAGCTGGTTTGCCTTCGATCACTATTATTCTGACCACGCTTTTCCGCAGATTTTACCCTTAGTGTTTGCCCATTCTCCCAAGCATTTAGTCGATATTGGCGGAAATACGGGAAAATGGGCGCTAAGCTGCTGCGAGTTTGATCCAGAGGTTGAAGTCACTCTGATGGACTTCCCCGGTCAATTAGCCGTTGCTAAAGACAATGCTGCCAAGCATGGCTTTGCCGAGCGGATCCATACCTTTGCCACCGATTTGCTCGATGAATCACGTCCCTTTGTCGAAGGCGCCGATACCTATTGGATGAGCCAGTTCCTCGACTGCTTCTCTTCGGAGCAAATCCTCAGCATTTTACAACGCACCGCTCAGGCGATGACGCCAAACAGTCAGTTGTTCATTGTCGAAACCTTCTGGGACAGACAACCCTCTGCCGCCTCAGCCTATTGCGTCAATGCGACAAGCTTGTATTTTACTGCGATGGCCAATGGCAATAGCCGTATGTACCACTCTAAGGACTTGATAACGTTACTACATCAAGCGGGCTTATACGTCGATGAAGACACTGACAACCTTGGTCTGGGGCATACTTTGCTGCGTTGTAAACTAAAACCTTAA
- the cysK gene encoding cysteine synthase A yields the protein MSKIFEDNSYTIGNTPLVRLNRVSQGKVLAKVEARNPSFSVKCRIGANMIWDAEKKGLLTKDHELIEPTSGNTGIALAYVAAARGYKLTLTMPNTMSLERRKLLKALGANLVLTEGAKGMKGAIDKAEEIRQSAPEKYIMLQQFNNPANPEIHEKTTGPEIWNDTDGAVDVFVAGVGTGGTITGVSRYLKKVAGKAITSVAVEPADSPVITQTLAGLPVQPGPHKIQGIGAGFIPGNLDLELIDRVETVTNDEAIDMARRLMQEEGILVGISSGAAVVAANRIAALPEFADKNIVVILPSAAERYLSSVLFQGQFGDEENIQ from the coding sequence ATGAGCAAAATTTTCGAAGACAATTCATATACTATTGGCAACACCCCGTTAGTGCGTTTAAACCGCGTAAGCCAAGGTAAAGTGCTGGCAAAGGTCGAAGCACGTAATCCAAGTTTCAGTGTCAAATGCCGTATCGGTGCCAATATGATTTGGGATGCCGAGAAAAAAGGCCTGCTCACCAAAGATCACGAACTGATTGAGCCTACCTCAGGTAATACCGGGATTGCCTTAGCCTATGTGGCGGCCGCCCGTGGTTATAAGCTGACGTTAACTATGCCAAATACTATGAGCTTAGAACGTCGTAAACTGCTTAAAGCCTTAGGTGCAAACCTAGTGCTGACCGAAGGCGCAAAAGGCATGAAAGGTGCTATCGATAAAGCGGAAGAAATCCGTCAATCGGCGCCTGAAAAATACATTATGCTGCAGCAGTTTAATAACCCTGCTAACCCTGAAATCCACGAAAAAACCACAGGTCCAGAGATTTGGAATGATACCGATGGTGCTGTAGATGTGTTTGTTGCGGGTGTAGGTACTGGCGGTACTATCACAGGTGTGAGCCGTTACCTGAAAAAAGTGGCTGGCAAAGCCATTACTTCTGTTGCGGTAGAACCCGCAGATTCACCGGTTATCACCCAAACCCTAGCGGGATTACCAGTGCAACCAGGTCCGCACAAAATCCAAGGTATTGGCGCAGGTTTTATCCCTGGTAACTTAGATCTTGAGTTAATCGATCGCGTTGAAACCGTCACCAACGATGAAGCCATCGACATGGCCCGCCGCTTAATGCAAGAAGAAGGCATTTTAGTCGGTATTTCTTCTGGTGCTGCTGTGGTTGCCGCAAACCGCATCGCTGCTCTACCTGAATTTGCGGATAAAAACATTGTGGTTATCCTGCCTTCAGCTGCCGAACGTTACTTATCTTCGGTACTGTTCCAAGGCCAGTTTGGCGACGAAGAAAACATTCAGTAA